Proteins encoded within one genomic window of Deltaproteobacteria bacterium:
- a CDS encoding FecR domain-containing protein: protein MTKSYYGAKKGFFAVVVALVAVVCVAVSVYAATKKVTAGAVVSWSGIVLIERKGGERVQVKRQEMVFVGDTVVTSSSSKAKLLMKDDTILSLAENSTITMKGYAVEPAKKERVSVISMSRGTMRSIVSRFFGSKDSNFRIETATAVAGIKGTDFIVKDTGEETRILGIEGKVAVKSSNPAVSGEVVIEPGYMTGVKAGAAPTRPIEIPANYLNSTVNETELSVTAPVEGAEDGKVDAGKAEAVKGSTSGNPCLECHSKVLTQMSKYSVPHPKADTSCAVCHIEPKGKPVKMNVETPAEEGMAVVELKKGVSYAIGFRVTDDMSKQAAVKPVNVVGGEQEGSLSDKNVMPVISNVRISEVSSGLFYSAVVEWDTDTPAGSKVDYGKTKKLGTLAVNAGEVNVYLNRHKVSLDRLSPGETYYMVVSSEDVFGNIAASDIIKFKVDKPFSQKSNDTKAKAYPAVKGFEVVKAGSKVVVKWKVNKRAKATVELSETQTSEARSSDQPHYPGLKKLLDANMSACEACHAGQIHKKTVHPIGVVRWGKTTQSKDLPYDAAGNIMCTTCHPAHGGNFSNMLRKEETQLCNSCHK from the coding sequence ATGACGAAATCCTATTATGGCGCAAAAAAAGGTTTTTTTGCCGTAGTTGTTGCGCTTGTTGCCGTGGTTTGTGTTGCGGTCTCCGTTTATGCGGCAACCAAGAAGGTCACTGCCGGCGCGGTAGTGTCGTGGAGCGGTATTGTTTTAATAGAGCGCAAGGGCGGCGAAAGGGTGCAGGTCAAACGGCAGGAGATGGTATTTGTCGGCGACACGGTCGTTACCTCTTCGTCTTCAAAGGCAAAGCTTCTGATGAAGGACGATACCATATTGTCCCTTGCCGAGAACTCTACCATCACGATGAAGGGATATGCCGTTGAGCCGGCAAAGAAGGAGCGTGTTTCCGTCATAAGTATGTCGAGAGGGACGATGAGGTCCATAGTAAGTCGCTTCTTTGGTTCCAAGGACTCGAACTTCAGAATCGAGACCGCTACTGCGGTTGCAGGCATAAAGGGCACTGATTTTATAGTAAAGGATACCGGAGAGGAAACGAGAATACTTGGCATAGAGGGCAAGGTTGCGGTAAAGAGCTCCAATCCGGCTGTTTCCGGCGAGGTGGTAATAGAGCCTGGCTACATGACAGGCGTTAAGGCCGGGGCTGCGCCGACAAGGCCGATAGAGATACCAGCAAATTATTTAAACAGCACCGTCAACGAGACGGAGCTTAGCGTTACAGCGCCTGTAGAAGGCGCCGAAGACGGCAAGGTGGATGCAGGTAAGGCCGAGGCCGTTAAAGGCAGCACTTCCGGCAATCCGTGCCTTGAGTGCCACAGCAAGGTGCTGACGCAGATGAGCAAGTACAGTGTTCCGCATCCGAAGGCGGATACCTCCTGCGCAGTATGCCACATAGAGCCCAAGGGCAAACCAGTAAAGATGAATGTCGAGACGCCTGCCGAGGAGGGTATGGCGGTAGTGGAGCTGAAGAAGGGCGTTTCCTATGCCATAGGGTTCAGGGTAACGGACGACATGTCCAAACAGGCGGCGGTAAAGCCGGTAAATGTTGTGGGTGGGGAGCAGGAAGGCTCTCTTTCCGATAAAAACGTAATGCCGGTGATCTCGAATGTGAGGATAAGCGAAGTGTCCAGCGGGCTTTTTTATAGCGCCGTTGTTGAATGGGATACCGATACGCCGGCCGGGTCAAAGGTCGATTACGGAAAGACGAAGAAGCTCGGTACTTTGGCAGTGAATGCTGGAGAGGTGAATGTGTATCTGAACAGGCATAAGGTCTCTCTCGACAGGCTTTCTCCTGGGGAGACTTATTATATGGTGGTGTCGTCGGAGGATGTATTCGGCAATATCGCGGCTTCCGATATAATAAAATTCAAAGTCGATAAGCCGTTTTCGCAGAAAAGTAATGACACTAAGGCAAAGGCATATCCGGCGGTGAAGGGCTTTGAGGTGGTAAAGGCGGGGAGCAAGGTGGTTGTTAAATGGAAGGTCAATAAGCGCGCAAAGGCTACAGTGGAGTTAAGCGAGACGCAGACGTCCGAGGCGCGCAGCAGCGACCAGCCGCATTACCCAGGGCTTAAAAAGCTTCTTGACGCCAATATGTCGGCGTGCGAAGCGTGTCACGCAGGTCAGATACATAAGAAGACTGTTCATCCGATAGGCGTTGTCAGATGGGGAAAAACCACGCAGAGCAAGGATTTGCCTTATGACGCCGCAGGCAACATCATGTGCACGACCTGTCACCCGGCGCATGGCGGCAATTTCTCCAACATGCTTCGTAAGGAGGAAACGCAGCTTTGTAATTCGTGCCATAAGTAA
- a CDS encoding FecR domain-containing protein, which translates to MALSARGFLKFKGVVGLAVLAVFLLVAATYSAQKKVSAGAVISWKGSVYIERAAGGKAEVERQETLYEGDTIETMEGSMAKLLMKDDTVMALSAKTVFKIEGYAVDSTKNVRTTRIKMTRGVLRTYAGRFFGGADSKFSVESPTAVAGAKGTGWLQVVKENGETEVLVLSSIVTVTNVDPNVVGTVDVETMKMTTVTQGKPPTEPVDIPDGYLDQLLNSTDISVTEVSDAAASAAGGEEFGAQTVESISCIECHAPVREKMVTFRIPHPKSDESCIVCHLLPFDKPVVLSADIFTDGGLIDMALNDGIAYDVTIKLTDGVARTASAGPIVVASGSGAPGLVDDGSAPVISNLRVTEVVAGMFFAAVVEWDTNKPTRAKVNFGKTETLGTIVRSQAGDSVYLMRHRIRLDRLKSGETYYISAESQDIFGKAVLSQAIKFLVEKPFANIDEDPNAALPPELKGVKLVNAGGKPVLSWGANKRVKVAVELKESEVRTKDKPHYPGFKSGAAVGVDACNTCHGGGSHKQTGHPVGSMRWVMAKKNPKLPYDASGNIMCSTCHPGHGGQFDKMLRDEESLLCDSCHNK; encoded by the coding sequence ATGGCGCTATCTGCGCGAGGTTTTCTGAAGTTCAAAGGAGTTGTAGGCTTGGCGGTGCTTGCCGTGTTCCTGCTGGTTGCGGCAACTTATTCGGCGCAAAAGAAGGTGTCGGCCGGAGCCGTTATTTCATGGAAAGGAAGCGTGTATATAGAGCGCGCTGCCGGCGGCAAGGCCGAGGTGGAGCGCCAGGAGACATTGTACGAGGGCGATACCATAGAGACCATGGAGGGCTCGATGGCGAAGCTCTTGATGAAGGACGATACGGTTATGGCGCTTTCCGCCAAGACGGTCTTTAAGATAGAGGGTTATGCTGTCGACAGCACGAAGAACGTGCGCACGACACGCATTAAAATGACAAGGGGAGTTTTGAGAACCTATGCGGGCCGCTTCTTCGGGGGGGCGGATTCCAAGTTCAGCGTCGAATCTCCGACCGCGGTCGCCGGCGCAAAGGGTACCGGCTGGTTACAGGTGGTTAAAGAGAACGGTGAAACCGAGGTGCTTGTGCTTTCTTCGATCGTTACCGTTACGAATGTCGACCCTAATGTTGTAGGCACGGTCGATGTGGAAACCATGAAGATGACTACCGTTACCCAGGGCAAGCCGCCGACGGAGCCGGTCGATATCCCAGATGGTTATCTGGATCAGCTCTTGAACTCAACGGATATAAGCGTTACAGAGGTAAGTGATGCTGCGGCATCTGCCGCAGGGGGCGAGGAGTTTGGCGCCCAGACGGTAGAAAGCATATCTTGTATCGAGTGTCACGCTCCTGTGAGGGAGAAAATGGTTACCTTCAGGATTCCGCATCCAAAGAGCGATGAATCGTGCATCGTATGTCATTTGTTGCCGTTCGATAAGCCGGTTGTCCTGTCCGCCGATATTTTTACGGACGGAGGCTTGATAGACATGGCTCTTAATGATGGTATCGCATATGATGTAACGATAAAGCTTACGGATGGAGTGGCGCGAACGGCTTCGGCCGGCCCTATTGTCGTTGCTTCTGGCAGCGGCGCCCCTGGCTTGGTTGATGACGGTAGCGCCCCGGTTATTTCGAACCTCAGGGTAACGGAGGTTGTGGCAGGCATGTTTTTTGCGGCCGTGGTCGAGTGGGACACGAATAAGCCGACGAGGGCAAAGGTGAATTTTGGCAAAACAGAGACGCTTGGGACGATAGTGAGAAGCCAAGCCGGAGATTCTGTTTATCTTATGCGTCACAGGATAAGGCTCGACAGGCTCAAGTCCGGCGAGACGTATTATATATCTGCCGAGTCTCAGGATATTTTCGGCAAGGCGGTGCTTTCTCAGGCAATCAAGTTCCTTGTTGAAAAACCATTTGCCAATATCGACGAGGATCCGAATGCGGCATTGCCGCCGGAACTAAAAGGGGTTAAGCTGGTTAATGCCGGAGGGAAGCCGGTCCTTAGCTGGGGCGCAAATAAGAGAGTGAAGGTGGCCGTTGAGTTAAAGGAGAGTGAGGTGAGAACCAAGGATAAGCCGCATTATCCCGGGTTCAAAAGTGGCGCGGCCGTCGGCGTTGATGCCTGCAATACGTGCCACGGGGGCGGTTCTCATAAACAGACCGGTCATCCGGTAGGATCCATGAGATGGGTGATGGCGAAGAAAAATCCCAAGCTGCCGTATGACGCGTCCGGCAATATCATGTGCTCGACCTGTCATCCCGGACATGGCGGGCAGTTCGACAAGATGCTTCGCGACGAAGAGTCGTTACTCTGTGATTCCTGCCACAATAAGTAG
- a CDS encoding FecR family protein produces the protein MSMGVGQAFAGEKTVSAGMLVSWTGDVQIVRSESETIKVKGQETVYVGDAVVTADGARAKLFMKDDSVLSLAPKTTVEVTSYVVDTKKRERSCFVKVKKGSVRAVISALPESKSSDVSVGSEVSSVVANGADFAVTGTDADAAVVVFKGKVAVTSSDPNITGGVMAAAGTVTEIKKAKAPSEPAVAAADKLSKAMANTEISVTAVTDKEDEKTKGGAKGKGK, from the coding sequence ATGTCAATGGGCGTTGGCCAGGCCTTTGCCGGCGAAAAAACCGTTTCAGCAGGGATGCTCGTGTCCTGGACCGGGGATGTTCAAATAGTCCGTTCCGAGAGCGAGACAATCAAGGTCAAGGGGCAGGAGACTGTGTATGTGGGCGATGCCGTTGTTACGGCCGACGGCGCAAGGGCGAAGCTTTTCATGAAAGACGATTCTGTGTTGTCGCTGGCCCCAAAGACGACTGTCGAGGTTACAAGCTATGTCGTTGATACGAAGAAGCGCGAACGTAGCTGTTTTGTTAAGGTTAAGAAAGGCTCTGTGCGCGCCGTGATAAGCGCTTTGCCGGAGTCCAAGAGCTCGGATGTCTCTGTTGGGTCCGAGGTGTCGTCAGTTGTGGCAAACGGCGCCGACTTTGCAGTGACCGGTACCGATGCCGATGCCGCCGTTGTTGTTTTTAAGGGCAAGGTGGCGGTGACAAGCTCCGACCCAAACATAACCGGAGGAGTAATGGCAGCGGCAGGTACTGTGACCGAAATTAAAAAGGCCAAGGCGCCCTCCGAGCCGGCGGTTGCGGCCGCAGATAAGCTCAGTAAGGCAATGGCTAATACGGAGATAAGCGTTACCGCAGTGACCGATAAGGAAGACGAGAAAACTAAGGGCGGCGCCAAGGGAAAGGGAAAATAA
- a CDS encoding citrate synthase, which produces MEELLMDVVPGLEGIPAAESAVSFIDGDKGILEYRGIPIEELAEKSTFLETSYLLVFGKLPARAELDRFTSDIRVHTRLKLKIQRMMECLPENGHPMEYLQAVTSAMGMYYPARDVLNEETRYWSIVRLIAKMPTIVAACHRLRHGDAPIAPRNDLSFAANFYYMLFEKEPDELTERIIDVVLILHADHTMNASTFSARVVGSTLADPYTIVSSAIGTLSGPLHGGANEEVVKMLDSIGDKAAAAAYIGTKIDKKEKIMGVGHRIYKTKDPRALVMQLYAKRLFSSGGASGLAAMLEIAEEIERVVLERLSHKKLYPNVDFYSGVLFKGIGIPSELFTPIFAMGRVSGWLAHWVEQLRTNRIFRPTQKYTGSHGVRYTSIEQR; this is translated from the coding sequence ATGGAAGAACTTCTTATGGATGTCGTGCCAGGGCTTGAGGGCATACCAGCAGCCGAGTCTGCCGTAAGCTTCATAGACGGCGACAAAGGGATACTCGAGTACCGAGGCATACCCATAGAGGAGCTTGCCGAGAAGAGCACGTTCCTTGAAACGTCATATCTTCTGGTTTTTGGCAAGCTGCCCGCACGGGCAGAACTCGACAGATTTACAAGCGACATACGCGTGCATACGCGGCTTAAGCTGAAGATTCAGCGTATGATGGAGTGTCTGCCTGAGAACGGGCACCCCATGGAGTATCTTCAGGCCGTTACCTCGGCCATGGGTATGTATTACCCGGCAAGGGACGTGCTAAACGAGGAAACGCGCTATTGGTCGATTGTAAGGCTAATCGCCAAGATGCCGACGATAGTTGCCGCGTGCCACAGACTAAGGCACGGCGATGCCCCTATCGCGCCGCGTAACGATTTAAGCTTTGCCGCGAATTTTTACTACATGCTCTTTGAGAAAGAGCCCGATGAACTGACCGAGCGCATCATCGACGTCGTCTTGATACTTCACGCCGACCATACGATGAACGCTTCAACATTTAGCGCGCGCGTTGTCGGTTCCACCCTTGCCGATCCGTACACGATAGTGTCCTCGGCAATAGGGACTCTTTCAGGGCCGCTTCACGGCGGCGCGAACGAAGAAGTGGTAAAGATGCTCGATTCGATAGGCGACAAAGCAGCAGCGGCCGCTTACATAGGCACCAAGATAGATAAAAAAGAAAAGATAATGGGCGTTGGGCATCGGATATACAAGACAAAGGATCCGAGGGCCCTTGTGATGCAATTATACGCGAAAAGGCTTTTTTCCTCCGGAGGCGCATCGGGGCTCGCAGCGATGCTCGAGATAGCCGAGGAAATAGAGCGCGTTGTGCTAGAAAGGCTTTCGCATAAGAAGTTATACCCAAACGTTGATTTCTACTCGGGCGTGCTCTTTAAGGGCATAGGCATACCGTCAGAGCTTTTTACCCCCATATTTGCGATGGGGCGCGTGAGCGGATGGCTCGCGCACTGGGTCGAGCAGCTAAGAACGAACAGGATTTTTCGGCCTACACAGAAATACACCGGCAGCCACGGTGTGCGTTATACAAGTATAGAGCAGCGTTAG
- a CDS encoding DJ-1/PfpI family protein, producing MKKILITLAPGFEEIEALATADILRRASANVTLASTVSGPVEGRNGIKVLADTTLDEAAKHDYDIIILPGGAKGTENLKADKRVKELITKQAASGKLLAAICAAPTILSAAGLLKGRKVTSHPSVRKSLDAAKVTDDRVVIDSNIITSQGPGTTLEFAFALVEILYGKEKATEVNSGVLARL from the coding sequence ATGAAAAAAATCCTTATCACCCTTGCGCCCGGGTTCGAGGAAATCGAGGCGCTAGCAACAGCCGACATACTTAGAAGGGCCTCTGCCAATGTAACACTCGCGTCCACTGTAAGCGGCCCGGTAGAAGGAAGAAACGGCATCAAGGTGCTTGCCGATACCACCCTCGATGAAGCGGCAAAACACGACTATGACATTATAATACTTCCGGGCGGCGCAAAGGGCACGGAGAATTTGAAGGCAGACAAGCGCGTAAAAGAACTCATAACGAAACAGGCGGCATCCGGAAAACTCCTTGCCGCAATATGCGCGGCACCTACTATACTCTCGGCAGCAGGGCTGCTAAAGGGCCGCAAGGTCACATCGCACCCATCTGTAAGAAAATCGCTCGATGCCGCTAAAGTTACAGATGACAGGGTCGTTATAGACTCCAACATAATAACCAGCCAGGGCCCCGGAACAACGCTCGAGTTCGCGTTCGCTCTCGTTGAGATACTCTACGGCAAGGAAAAGGCTACGGAAGTAAACTCAGGGGTTCTGGCAAGGCTCTGA
- a CDS encoding Gfo/Idh/MocA family oxidoreductase, translated as MEIKAAIIGPGRQHNGTGEYVAKYLRSLGVEVTDIAATSAASAKAHAIALRDKYGIEAAAHANTEELFKNGSFNAVAICTPTEAHEKDILLALKHNKHVFSEKPLIWGKNMAPRAAEIVKNFYSSSLVLHYNVQWTYALKYYDRLYGKIAPKDVLSLEVNLSPSKPDAKFMIKEAAPHANSIALALGLKGADSLKISGKNNGMEISFKTKNQGGRDTDVRYVFKCKETQPRPASFTINNNTVRREVDMHGYKTFFCSDTERIEIPDLLLDSVSDFIKKVRDAKNGKVEEETAITENMRLLEKIYEAYCAKA; from the coding sequence ATGGAAATAAAAGCAGCCATAATAGGCCCGGGCAGGCAGCATAACGGCACCGGAGAGTACGTCGCGAAGTACCTTCGCTCACTTGGCGTAGAGGTAACGGACATTGCCGCAACTTCGGCTGCGAGCGCGAAGGCGCACGCGATAGCCCTACGAGACAAATATGGCATCGAAGCAGCGGCGCACGCGAACACAGAAGAGCTGTTTAAGAACGGCTCATTCAACGCCGTTGCCATATGCACGCCTACCGAGGCGCATGAAAAGGACATACTTCTCGCGCTAAAGCACAATAAGCACGTGTTCTCGGAAAAGCCCCTTATCTGGGGCAAGAACATGGCGCCGAGGGCGGCCGAAATAGTCAAAAATTTCTATTCATCTTCCCTTGTTTTGCATTATAATGTTCAATGGACATACGCGCTTAAATATTATGACAGGCTATACGGCAAGATAGCGCCAAAGGACGTTCTCTCGCTCGAGGTTAATCTTTCGCCGTCTAAGCCCGACGCCAAGTTCATGATAAAGGAAGCGGCGCCGCACGCAAACAGCATTGCCCTGGCCCTTGGGCTAAAGGGTGCGGACAGCCTCAAGATAAGCGGCAAAAATAACGGGATGGAGATTTCCTTTAAAACAAAGAACCAGGGCGGCAGGGATACAGACGTAAGATACGTCTTTAAATGCAAAGAAACGCAGCCGCGGCCCGCGTCCTTTACGATAAACAACAATACCGTAAGGCGCGAAGTAGACATGCACGGGTATAAGACGTTTTTCTGCTCTGACACGGAAAGAATAGAAATACCCGACCTGCTCCTCGACTCTGTAAGCGATTTTATCAAAAAGGTCAGGGACGCCAAAAACGGCAAAGTGGAAGAAGAAACCGCGATAACGGAAAACATGCGGCTCCTGGAAAAAATTTACGAGGCATATTGTGCAAAGGCATAG
- a CDS encoding radical SAM protein → MQRHSIHRFADKLRQDKVFAYTKRNIEAVKNEGHGSIGSLFSSENGRLCSPVSINIDLTLACNYRCPHCIDKRIINTSKQIPFENIVSTLTTLRLAGLRTVIIIGGGEPTLHTRFSDVVKTAKLLGLRIAIVTNGSNHEKILAVAGYLKKGDWVRLSLDSGTEETFNALHKPLKKTTLESACQGASLIKKANPEVQLGFSFVVITPETIEFDSSLTVNYKELEAAASIAKKHGFDYISFKPYLVRDKEGKETIPYFTDKKSREVSTVDVLKKCFKAAERHKGKSFQVIASVNLLNMLDKDKLNLQPRMCRMQAFRQIVTPLGIYGCPAYRGDDVNIIENKDGYTSVGKLIKTSKKTAAMIRNFDASKECRHIECIYNSTNWWLEAMDKGTAKGKEAAPIAYTQDIFL, encoded by the coding sequence GTGCAAAGGCATAGCATACACAGGTTCGCGGACAAACTCAGGCAGGATAAGGTATTCGCCTACACAAAGCGGAACATCGAGGCCGTAAAAAACGAAGGCCACGGCTCCATTGGCTCGCTCTTTTCATCGGAGAACGGCCGCCTGTGCTCTCCTGTGTCGATCAATATAGACCTGACACTTGCATGCAACTATAGATGCCCGCACTGCATAGATAAGCGCATAATAAACACATCGAAACAGATACCATTCGAGAATATCGTCTCTACCCTTACCACCCTAAGGCTTGCCGGGCTTAGAACGGTCATCATAATCGGCGGCGGAGAGCCAACACTCCATACGCGCTTTAGCGACGTTGTAAAGACAGCCAAGCTTCTCGGGCTTCGCATAGCGATAGTAACCAACGGCAGCAACCACGAGAAAATACTAGCCGTTGCCGGATACCTTAAAAAAGGCGACTGGGTAAGGCTCTCGCTCGATTCGGGCACCGAGGAAACATTTAACGCGCTCCATAAGCCACTAAAGAAGACGACCTTAGAAAGCGCGTGCCAGGGCGCTTCTCTTATCAAAAAAGCCAACCCCGAGGTCCAACTCGGCTTCTCGTTCGTGGTCATCACGCCGGAAACCATCGAATTCGACTCCTCGCTAACGGTAAACTACAAAGAGCTCGAGGCCGCAGCATCTATCGCCAAAAAGCACGGCTTCGACTACATATCGTTTAAGCCCTACCTTGTCCGCGACAAGGAAGGAAAGGAAACCATCCCCTACTTCACCGATAAAAAAAGCAGGGAAGTAAGCACAGTTGACGTGCTTAAAAAGTGCTTTAAGGCGGCCGAGAGGCACAAAGGAAAATCCTTCCAGGTAATAGCAAGCGTAAACCTCCTTAACATGCTCGATAAGGACAAATTGAATCTGCAGCCCAGGATGTGCCGCATGCAGGCATTCAGGCAGATAGTAACGCCGCTTGGCATATACGGCTGCCCGGCATACAGGGGCGACGACGTAAACATAATAGAAAATAAAGACGGCTACACAAGTGTCGGGAAGCTCATAAAGACAAGCAAAAAAACGGCCGCAATGATAAGGAACTTCGACGCATCGAAGGAATGCAGGCACATCGAGTGCATATACAACTCGACGAACTGGTGGCTCGAGGCCATGGACAAGGGCACGGCAAAAGGAAAAGAGGCCGCCCCCATCGCCTATACCCAGGACATATTCCTTTAG
- a CDS encoding cation diffusion facilitator family transporter: protein MEQTAKVPKKMNPAAFWATIVNIGANAALFAVKLAAALLSGSVALLSEAFNSLTDTVSSIAIFICVRISDKEADEGHPFGHKRAEPIAGLVVAIFAGILGFEIIRTSIDKIVHQEKAVVGAFALFVPLLTIVAKGAMSWYFRKVGREVRSPAIAASGVDSLCDVFVAVAALIGVVGAWQGYWWLDPAAGLVISIWILITGYRIGMENIDYLMGKAPPPEMLSDIRTAARSVGGVRDINTVRAHYVGHFIHVEVHIEVDKALSTLDSHAIGKNTERELHKLPFIEKAFIHIDPV from the coding sequence GTGGAACAAACAGCCAAAGTACCCAAGAAGATGAACCCCGCGGCATTCTGGGCAACGATTGTCAACATAGGCGCCAATGCCGCTCTCTTTGCCGTAAAGCTCGCTGCCGCTCTTCTCTCGGGAAGTGTCGCGCTCTTATCCGAGGCATTCAACTCCCTTACAGATACCGTATCGTCAATAGCAATATTCATCTGCGTGCGTATATCCGATAAGGAGGCTGACGAAGGCCACCCATTCGGCCACAAACGCGCCGAGCCCATAGCTGGGCTTGTCGTTGCCATATTCGCGGGCATACTCGGGTTCGAGATAATAAGGACCTCGATAGACAAGATAGTGCACCAGGAGAAGGCAGTTGTCGGGGCCTTTGCGCTTTTTGTGCCGCTTCTGACCATAGTTGCCAAGGGCGCGATGAGCTGGTATTTTCGTAAGGTCGGCAGGGAAGTTAGAAGCCCTGCCATAGCCGCAAGCGGAGTGGATTCGCTCTGCGACGTGTTCGTGGCAGTGGCCGCGTTAATCGGTGTTGTAGGAGCGTGGCAGGGCTACTGGTGGCTTGACCCTGCGGCAGGGCTTGTCATAAGTATATGGATACTTATTACCGGTTATAGAATCGGCATGGAGAATATAGATTATCTGATGGGCAAGGCCCCGCCACCCGAGATGTTAAGCGATATAAGGACTGCTGCAAGGAGTGTTGGCGGCGTTCGCGACATAAACACCGTGAGGGCGCATTACGTCGGGCATTTTATACATGTCGAGGTGCATATAGAGGTGGATAAGGCGCTCTCGACCCTGGACTCTCATGCCATAGGGAAAAATACCGAACGGGAGCTCCATAAGCTGCCGTTCATAGAAAAGGCCTTCATACACATAGACCCTGTGTGA
- a CDS encoding glycoside hydrolase family 15 protein — protein MTSDTPTISQDIANLFGNGRKFIDQSPKDKLILAYHHLENLRQLNGGYIASPYRGDKGGDRYNVFWLRDIMYATYANEYVGAYDKLIESYRLILRIFQKYRHKISSGARKRHFMGSCAAECIHARVNPVTLDEITNEWGHHQLDIFGLFLYKTGDLIKKGYNVLGTDRAESLILLRDIILYLTTVGWHADPDFGVWEEGPELHSSSIGSVLAGLTMWHDDGYYHYKYAHQVAISEYLPVPQEFIEHGRDALNKLLPAESPARPFDMAQLSLVWPYNIVSDAQALQIVKNVEEQLVRTNGVIRYQGDLYYNADASAPLGREAEWPLGFAWLSIVHSKLAMKAFTLGAVFGTHKEHVEKATWYIDKLEAVMTPDGRVPELYSGGEMNWNCPLAWAQSFYIVARQSLSHALDSSSNGR, from the coding sequence ATGACGTCAGATACACCGACAATATCGCAGGACATAGCTAATCTCTTTGGCAACGGCAGAAAGTTCATCGACCAGTCGCCAAAGGACAAGCTCATCCTTGCCTATCATCATCTCGAGAACTTAAGGCAGTTAAACGGCGGCTACATCGCGTCTCCGTACAGGGGAGATAAGGGCGGGGACCGTTATAACGTCTTCTGGCTTCGCGACATAATGTATGCCACCTACGCCAACGAGTACGTCGGCGCCTATGATAAGCTAATCGAGAGCTACCGCCTTATATTGAGGATATTCCAGAAGTACCGCCACAAGATATCCTCGGGCGCAAGGAAGCGCCACTTCATGGGAAGCTGCGCAGCAGAGTGCATACACGCGAGGGTGAACCCGGTAACGCTCGATGAAATCACAAACGAGTGGGGCCATCATCAGTTGGATATCTTCGGCCTCTTTCTATACAAGACAGGCGACCTCATAAAAAAAGGCTATAACGTGCTCGGCACGGACAGGGCCGAGTCGCTAATACTACTTCGGGACATCATCCTCTACCTTACAACCGTTGGCTGGCACGCTGACCCTGACTTCGGGGTTTGGGAGGAGGGCCCTGAGCTGCATTCTTCGAGCATAGGCTCTGTGCTCGCAGGTCTTACGATGTGGCACGACGACGGGTACTATCATTACAAGTACGCGCACCAGGTTGCCATAAGCGAGTACCTGCCCGTGCCCCAGGAGTTTATCGAACACGGCAGGGATGCGTTAAATAAGCTTCTTCCGGCAGAGTCCCCGGCGCGGCCCTTTGACATGGCGCAGCTTAGCCTCGTCTGGCCCTATAACATCGTAAGCGATGCGCAGGCCCTGCAGATAGTGAAAAATGTGGAGGAGCAGCTCGTTCGCACAAACGGCGTCATACGTTATCAGGGAGACCTCTACTACAATGCCGATGCCTCGGCGCCGCTTGGCAGGGAGGCGGAGTGGCCGCTTGGGTTTGCGTGGCTAAGCATCGTGCATTCGAAGCTTGCGATGAAGGCATTTACGCTCGGAGCGGTGTTTGGCACGCACAAGGAGCATGTTGAGAAGGCCACCTGGTATATCGACAAGCTCGAGGCCGTAATGACCCCGGACGGCAGAGTGCCCGAGCTCTATAGCGGAGGCGAGATGAACTGGAACTGCCCTCTTGCATGGGCGCAGAGCTTTTATATAGTGGCAAGGCAGAGCCTCTCTCACGCCTTGGATTCGTCATCCAACGGGCGTTAG